The following nucleotide sequence is from Bacteroidales bacterium.
GGAGGTGAGTTCCGTCAGAAAGGACATCAGGGTCACCACGGCCAGCAGGATCAGGTAGGGATGCACCCCTTCGGTCCAGAGCAGCTGCTCCCCGAACCAGATGGCCAGTCCGCTCGACTGAAAGCCCAGTGCCAGGGCAAACCCGCCCCCGAAGAGCAGAACAATGTTCCAGGGAATCCGCTGTGCGGTCCTCCAGTCCATGATCCGTTCTTTTCGGTCTTTTCCTGCCGGAACGATAAAGAGAAGAATGGAGATAAACATGGCCACGGTGCCGTCGTTTATGTAATCCGGGGTATGGAAGAGTTGGGCCCATCCGGGGATGCTTACCTTGCTGAAGGTGATCCCGGCCCGGGTGATCCAGAGGAAGGCCAGCAGCAGGAAGAGTACCAATACGGTGCGTTCTTCGCGACTGGAAGGCCCCAGTTCCCGGTAGGCTGTGCGGAAGTGATCACGGTCAATACCCTTCCACTTCTTTTCCGGTCTGAAGCGAAGGTGTATTAACAGCCAGACCATCACCAGCATCACTGCCGAGATGGGCAGTGCAAAGACCATCCAGCTGGTAAAAGATATATCCGGAGCTCCCGGATAGAGGAGCGTGAGAATGCGGGGACAGACCAGGTTGGTCGGGGAACCCACCAGGGTCGACATTCCGCCGATGGAAGCGCTGTAGGCTATGGCCAGAAAGAGTCCCGTGGCGTAGCGGGTGACCGATTTGCCCGAAAGGGTTTCCTCCAGACTGACCACGATGGACATCACAATGGGGATCATCATCATGGTGGTGGCCGTGTTGGAGATCCACATAGAAAGGAAGGCCGAGGTGGCCATGAAGCCCACCAGGATCCGGCCCGGGCTCACCCCGATCAGCATCAGCAGTTTCAGGGCGATCCTCCGGTGCAGGCCCCATCGCTCCATGGCCAGGGCCATCATAAATCCACCCACGTAAACAAAGATGATGTGGTTCATATATACCTCGGAGACCGCTTTCCCGTCCAGGACCCCGAAGGCCGGGAAGAGGACCAGCGGAACCAGTGCCGTAACCGCCAGGGGGATGGTTTCGGTGACCCACCAGATGGCCATCAGTGTGGCAATGGCCAGGGTGGTGGACACTTCAGGCTTGCCCGGTTCCAGGTCCGTGAACAGGATGATCAGCAGGAAGGCAGCGATGCCCAGGAAAAAACCGGAGTACTTTTTTTGCACGCGGACCAAAGCCATATACAAGTATACTAAGATATTGACGAAGTGCCTGCATGTACCAGGATTAGATTATCCGGATAGATGAAAATCCGGCAGCCGGTCTTTGTCCAGATACCAGCATATCGGCTTCCGTGCGGAGCCGGGTTTTTTGTGCTTCTTTCCTGGTTCCCGGTAATATATCCGGACTGATCAATCCTGGACTAAACGTGGACCGGTCATCCTGGCAGGGAACAATTACTGAATGGTAAGAGCGATCCCGAACCGGTAGGGACTCATGATGTGATTGCGCGCGCTCCAATCAGCAATTCCAAACAAATCTGTGTATTCTGTGGCGACCACAGGCGACGCCAGGTCTCCAAAAATGGTTAATTTCCCAATGTCGCCCATCAGAAGATCGATCCCGACCTGGTAGGTAATTCCGAACTGTCCCTTGGAATACTCTCCGTATGTGCCGTCGCGTTCAGCGGTAAGGAAGTTTGCATTTACTGAAAAAATTCCGGGAGCTATACCACCCCAGAGTCTGTATTTTTCGCCGGGATATACAAATCTCACTGCAGCCCTTATGGAAACGGCATCAAAGAAGTACTTTACATCAGCGGGAAAAACTCCAGTTTCATGAGATCCGGTTTCCACTAAGACCCAACCCCCGCTGGATGCTTCACCCTCGAAGGCTACATCGGCACTCTTCCTTCCCATCTCCCCAAGCAGGCCAACCTCCATATTATTCGTCACAGGATAAAGTATTCCAAATCCGAAAAAATAGCCTCCTGCCATAACGGCATCCCCGCTGGATTCAACTGTGGAAGAAACAGGATTACAGGGAAGAGAAACCCAGGAAGGATACTGGATCCCTCCAGATACAATAAATGCGGATTTTTTCTTTGCTGCAATAGCCTGAGTTGCAGATGACGCAGTATCAGCGGTCTGACTGTAAACCATAAGCATAGTTGAAGCCAGGACCAGAAAGGTAATCAGTATCTTTTTCATTTCTTATTGTTTGGGGTGCTGGAAAATCAGCGCTAAATATAGCTGAAAAATATGACATTGAAAAATACCTGGAAAAAGGGTAACATTGTTGAAACATTACTTCCGAAAAACCGGGACAGTTGAATTATTTGAGGAATATTCTGAAGGTTTAAAAGACCTGGACGGGTTCATCTTCATCCCGCATATACGATATTCATCCCCCAGGACACGTCACTTATCCCGGGCCTTTTACAGTTTATACCTCCTTAGGGACAGCGGTCCCCTTTATTTTTAACAGCTGTCAGAAGGTGGTAATTTGCATGGAAATTTAAATTCCACGCCATGAATATCTTACTGGTCAGTCCGTTCATCCCCGACACTTACTGGAGTTTCAGGCATGCTTTGAAATTTGTTTCCAAAAAAGCCGTCAGTCCCCCGCTGGGATTGCTGACTATTGCTTCCATGCTGCCTGCCGCCTGGAAGCGCAAACTGGTCGATTTAAATGTTCGCTCCCTGAAGGATTCAGAGATTGAATGGGCCGATTATGTATTTATTGGAGCCATGTCGGTTCAGGCCGCATCGACCTCCCAGGTGGTTGAAAGGTGCAGGAAACAGGGCAAGATAATTGTAGCCGGAGGCCCTCTTTTTACGGGCGACCCGGAGGCCTGGTCGCATATCGATCACCTGGTCCTCCAGGAGGCCGAGATTACATTGCCCAGGTTCCTTGCTGATCTGGAGACGGGCCATCCCCGGAAGATTTATCAGACCGAAGAATTTGCGGATATTCAGAGTACACCACCTCCCGATTTTTCCCTGATCAATGTCTCCGATTATGCTCAGGTGAGCCTTCAGTATTCGAGGGGTTGTCCCTACGACTGCGAGTTTTGCGAAATTACCGCCCTGCTTGGAAGGAAAGTCCGCCTGAAATCCACCCGGCAGGTGATTCAGGAGATGGATCTTATCTATCAGACGGGATTCAGGGGGAACCTCTTTTTTGTGGATGATAACTTCATCGGGAACAGGAAACGTCTGAAGCAGGAGCTTCTTCCGGCCATTGGCAACTGGAACCGGGAACGGAAATATCCCTATACTTTTACCACAGAGGCCTCCATCGATCTTTCTGACGATCCCGAATTACTGAGTGCCATGGCTTATGCCGGCTTTGAAAAGGTTTTCGTGGGTATAGAAACCCCTGATGAGGAGAGCCTGAAGGAGTGCAATAAATACCTGAACCAGGGGCGGAACCTGCTGGAGAGTGTGGAAAAAATCCAGGCGGCTGGTATTGAGGTCTCGGCGGGATTTATTGTGGGATTTGACCATGATACTTCCGGGATATTCCAGCGGCAGATCGATTTTATTCAGCGCAGCGGGATTATCACAGCCATGGTGGGATTGCTGAATGCACCCAGCCGGACCAGACTGTACAAGCGACTGAAGGAGGAGGGCCGGATTCTCTGGACACACGAGGGAGACAATACCAACTACAGCATGAATTTTGTTCCAAAAATGAAACAGGAGCTTCTGCTCGAGGGCTACCAGAAAATCCTGGATAATATTTACTCCAGCAAAGCCTATTACCTGCGGCTGAAAGGCTTCCTGACAAACTTCAAACCCCGGTCAGTGGCCCGCGCACGCCTCAGTAAAGAAAACATGCTGGCCCTGCTGCGCTC
It contains:
- a CDS encoding SLC13 family permease — translated: MALVRVQKKYSGFFLGIAAFLLIILFTDLEPGKPEVSTTLAIATLMAIWWVTETIPLAVTALVPLVLFPAFGVLDGKAVSEVYMNHIIFVYVGGFMMALAMERWGLHRRIALKLLMLIGVSPGRILVGFMATSAFLSMWISNTATTMMMIPIVMSIVVSLEETLSGKSVTRYATGLFLAIAYSASIGGMSTLVGSPTNLVCPRILTLLYPGAPDISFTSWMVFALPISAVMLVMVWLLIHLRFRPEKKWKGIDRDHFRTAYRELGPSSREERTVLVLFLLLAFLWITRAGITFSKVSIPGWAQLFHTPDYINDGTVAMFISILLFIVPAGKDRKERIMDWRTAQRIPWNIVLLFGGGFALALGFQSSGLAIWFGEQLLWTEGVHPYLILLAVVTLMSFLTELTSNVASTQMLLPVFASLAISSGNSPLLLMIPATLASSLAFMLPTATPPNAIIFGTNRIKIATMARTGFILNMLGILAVVLVTWLLGSTVFDIKPGVLPLWLAP
- a CDS encoding B12-binding domain-containing radical SAM protein; the encoded protein is MNILLVSPFIPDTYWSFRHALKFVSKKAVSPPLGLLTIASMLPAAWKRKLVDLNVRSLKDSEIEWADYVFIGAMSVQAASTSQVVERCRKQGKIIVAGGPLFTGDPEAWSHIDHLVLQEAEITLPRFLADLETGHPRKIYQTEEFADIQSTPPPDFSLINVSDYAQVSLQYSRGCPYDCEFCEITALLGRKVRLKSTRQVIQEMDLIYQTGFRGNLFFVDDNFIGNRKRLKQELLPAIGNWNRERKYPYTFTTEASIDLSDDPELLSAMAYAGFEKVFVGIETPDEESLKECNKYLNQGRNLLESVEKIQAAGIEVSAGFIVGFDHDTSGIFQRQIDFIQRSGIITAMVGLLNAPSRTRLYKRLKEEGRILWTHEGDNTNYSMNFVPKMKQELLLEGYQKILDNIYSSKAYYLRLKGFLTNFKPRSVARARLSKENMLALLRSIFYLGIVDHSRLYYWKLVFWSLSRRPDVFPLAVTYSIYGYHFRKVYRIDT